Within the Mustela lutreola isolate mMusLut2 chromosome 2, mMusLut2.pri, whole genome shotgun sequence genome, the region AGTCCTCAGCCCAAGGCCAAGTTTTCTGCACGGCCTGGGGATGACAGACAGTCCAGAGCCTTCGTGCGGCACCCCATGGTGGATGTGTGCAAGGACCGTTGTTTTCTGGAGCTGGTAAATGTCTGCACTCTGTTTGCAAGAGTCTCCAAGGGCAcgtggcctcctctctctctctccccttcccagatAGTCAACGGCTACTTCGTGCACTTCTTTGCACCTCAAGGCCTGCCGGTGGTGCCCAAGAGCGTGGTCTTCGTCATCGACGTCAGCGGCTCCATGTACGGTCGGAAAATGGAGCAGGTATTTGCCCCCGCGCCAGCCCGGCTgggaggacagacagacagctgGCTGGCCGCCGGCCGCTCCCTCCCAGCCTCttgtctgctgctctctctccttcccagacCAAGGACGCCCTCCTCAAGATCCTGGAAGATGTGAAGCAGGAGGACTACCTGAACTTCATTCTGTTCAGTGGGGATGTGACCACCTGGAAAGACAACTTAGTTCAAGCCACCCCCGAGAACATCGAGCAGGCCAGGACATTCGTGAAGAATATTCGCGAACAAGGAAGTAAGATGGGAGGGAAGGGCCGACGCATCCTGCCGCACCCCTTGGCCTCACCATCCTCCTCCTTCGTGCCTTGGGGCGGAGACTCCGCTGAGCTAAGCCCTGCAGAGCCTAGCTTGAGGGTGCCGGGCGGGGGGGGTCCTCAGGCTTGATAGTGGGGTATCTTCTCTGTGGGCTTGGGGAgccccctcttcctttctctaatCCGTGATGCTGGCACCCTGCTAGTCCCAGCAAGATGACGCCGCGGACAGCCTTCATCCTAGGCTGTCTTCGGGAAAATGACAAGTGATGTCACTACGGCGCCCCTCTCCTCCCAGGGAGCGGGTCTGGGAGTCCATCTGACAGTTTCCCAAACTGCTTTCACACCTACTTTCCGGCAGCCCCTTGAGGCTGGTCCTTTTGTCCCCATCAAAAGAGTGAGTCATTCAGCCACCCCTCGCTGAGTCACTCAGTCAATACCTACTGAGCACCGCCATGCATTGGCCAACAGCACCCTGGGGTCCAAGAGCAGGGCCTGCTTGTCCCGACCTCCTCCACCCTGGTCCCCCGAGGACACTCTCTCACGGCGCTGTCTATGTCTGTGTGCCAGTGACCAACATCAACGATGCACTGCTGAGGGCCATCAGCATGCTGAACAAGGCCTGGGAGGAGCACAGAGTCCCAGAGAGGAGCACCTCCATTGTCATCATGCTGACGGATGGGGACGCCAACGTTGGTGAGGCAGGCGGCTCCGGAGCCGGCATGCGGCGAGATCTCGGGTGGCTCTCCCAGTGGCCTGGGAGCCCTTTAAAGGCAGTGTCCTGTCTTCCCCTGCTGAGGACTACCCCCCTGCCCCGACACGGGCTTGTGGCTGTGACCCCACCAGCTCTGCGTGGGCAGAAGTCTGATACCTCCAGACAGAGCTGGGCCAGCTTACTGCTGGGCTGTGGCTGGAGTGAGAACGCTCCTTTCTCCTGCAGGGGAAAGCAGACCTGAAAAAATCCGAGAGAATGTACGCAACGCCATTGGGGGCAAGTTCCCCTTGTATAACCTGGGCTTTGGCAACAATCTGAATTACAACTTCCTGGAGAGCATGGCTCTGGAGAACCATGGGCTGGCCCGGCGCATTTATGAGGATTCTGATGCTAACCTGCAGTTGCAGGTATGCCTTGTCTTGCACACTTCCAGAGGCGGGGAGCTCATTACCTATTCAGGCAGCTGTCCCACCGAGTGACATATTTACTTGTTAGAAAGTGTCTCCTCTTGGGCTCACATGGACCTCTAGCTACCTCTTAGACATCAGTGGTGGTTGATTTTGTCCTCGGGCTACACAGAATAGACTTGCTTCCTCCGTGGGATGGCCAGACCAAATAAGGGGTCGAATATGAATGTCCTATAAACTGAACAATTCTGTAGTGTAAGCATGCCCTCAGGGCGGCCTGGTGAGCTCAGCTGCTACAACAAGGTGCCACTGGGGGGTACCACTGGGGGGCTCCCACCACAGAAATGGACTGTGTTGCTGTTCTAGAGGCTACAGGTCTGAGATCCAGGTATGAGCAAGGCTGCTCCCCTCTGGGGGCTGTGAAAGCAGGGTCTGCTCCAGGTGTCTCTCCTTGGCTCAtggatggccaccttctccctgtccctccacaTCATCGGCCCTGCGTGGGTGTCTGTCTCTGGATCTGAACTGCTCCCTGTTCAGAAGGACACCAGATATATTGACTAGGACCTGCTCCAAAggcatttttttacattttattttattttttaaaaaaatattttatttatttatttgacagagagagatcacaagcaggcagagaggcaggcagagagagaggaagggaagcaggctccctgctgagcagagagcctgatgtggggcttgatcccaggaccctgagatcatgacctgagccgaaggcagaggcctcaacccactgagccacccaggtgcccctcaacggTCTCATTTTAACTCATTACCTCTGTAACCTCCCTAATCCTCTAATCCCAAAAAAGGTCACATCTTGAGATCCTGCGGGAAAGGATCTTAACATATGGACTTTGGGGATAGGCAACTCATCCCCTGACAGACATACTTCCACTTAAACTGAATTTGCTGTCTACCTGACATTCAAATTCAACGGCACgtcctgtgtgttttttttttttttttaaagattttatttatttatttgtcagagagagagcgagcgagggcgagcacaggcagacagagtggaaggaagaggcagagggagaagcaggctccctgcggagcaaggagcccgatgcgggactccatcccaggacgctgggatcatgacctgagccgaaggcagctgcttaaccagctgagccacccaggcgtcccacgtcctgtattttcatttgctaAGTCTACCGACCCtatcctcccgcccccccccttcCCTACACCTCTGCAGTAGACCAACCCCTCATGCCTCTGCCTTGTCTCTCTTGACCCTTGTGCTCCCTTGTGCTCACGCCCATGTCATCTTCTCTAGTCAGCTTCTcctcctttgctttctctttcttactttcttttcaaCAAAAGTTTCTCAAGTACCTTCTATGTGCCAAGAACTCTGTGCTTACTTTCTGTTCTTCCCAGGATCTTCCTAgttgcaggggggcgggggggtgtgcTGGAGGGGGTCAGGGAAGTCTCCCACAAACTGAAGGGCACAGTCAGGGTCACAAGGAAGTAGAGATCAGGACCTGGAACCGGCTCAGCCTGGAGGATCTACACCTGGGGAGGCAGCCGGGGGCACCTGCccagcctgtcctctccatgcccACCCCTTGACCTGAGATGACCAGGTCCCCTTTCTGGACTCCAGGGTTTCTACGAGGAGGTGGCCAACCCGCTGCTGACAGGCGTGGAGGTAGAGTACCCTGAGAACGCCATCCAGGACCTCACCCAGAATGCTTACCAGCACTTCTACGACGGCTCTGAGATTGTGGTGGCTGGGCGCCTGCTGGACGAGGACATGAACAACTTTAAGGCGGACGTTAAGGGCCATGGGGTGAGTTGGGCCAGGGCCAGAATGTGTGCTGTGGACGGGGGATCAGCACCGATGGGGCTCTGGCCTCCCGGCTGACGGTCCAGCAGTGGTAGCCCTCAAAATGGGGCCACCTAGGCCAGGCCTCTAGCCCTCAAGCCTCTGGCCTCCTCTCACCCCCACCTTAGGCCACCAATGATCTGACCTTCACAAAGGAGGTGGAcatgaaggaaatggaaaaggctCTGAAGGAGCAGGACTACATTTTTGGGAACTACATCGAGCGGCTCTGGGCCTACCTCACCATTGAGCAGCTGCTGGAGAAGCGGTGATGCCAATGACCCCTCCCATAGCCAGACTCCACCCCTGTGCCCCCGACACTACCCCACGCCCTACCTGTGCTTGCCCCTGTGCTGGCTGTGCTCTGGGGGAGCCCAAGAGGAAGAAGCCGCAGCCACTCCCCAGGATGTGCCCCTCCACGTGCTGTCCCAGCTGCCTTCCCCTCTTCTCAGCCCAGCCTCACGGGATGGTTtccccagggcagagcccagccTGACGTCTGGCCTCAGCACCCTGTCGCCCACAGCCAGCATGAGCCCACAAGGATGGGGAGGCTGAACACAGCTGAAGGCTGGGACCTTGTCCTCAGCCCCCAGAAGGCGGAGCTTGGGCCCATCGGAGAGGGCCTGTCAGCCTTCCTTCCGGGGGTCATGGGCCTATAAAGTCcctggagcaggggctgggaCGGGCTGAGCGCTCAGCACAGGGACACGGTCATGAGCGAGTGTTGTGACGCCATGTTACGCCTCTTCTATCCTATAGTGGAGAATCTGAGGCCTGGCCTCAGACACAGGCTGTCCGTCTGTCCCAAGGAGCTGGTGAACCAGTCTTCTCTGAGCACTTGAGGGTTCTACCCTGGGAAAAGGCACTCCCGGGCTGCCTCTGGGGCTCTTGGTTGGCCTGGTTCTGGGAGCCAGAGCaaaggagggcaggcagggaaCTCTTCTCCGGCTGAcacttctgtccctccccacagcaaGAATGCCCATGGTGAGGAGAAGGAGAACCTCACTGCCCAGGCCCTGGACCTGTCCCTCAAGTACCACTTTGTGACTCCACTGACCTCCATGGTGGTGACCAAGCCTGAGGACAACGAAGACCAGACCTCCATCGCTGACAAGCCCGGAGAAGGTGGGCATGGAGAGTACAGGCCACAACTCGCAGGCCTTCCAGACCCAGGGCCTTGGGTGCCTAGAAGAGGAACAAGCCAGGCTGGCGAGACCCAGCCTTGCTCCAGAGGGGCAGGTCCAGGGGGCATAGAAGGAAACCTGGCTGAGGTTTGGGGAGGGTGTTGTGGAGGGAGTAAAGCCATCAGCATGGACAGTGTGTGGGGGCTGAACAGAGAGGCCTCTGCATCTCTAAAGGGATATGAGTCAAGGGACACCTTGCCGAGGGTGATTTCAAGGAGAGGCTTTGGCTGCAGCATGGAGGTGCTCAGTTAGACAGGAAGAGCTTGAAAGTTGGGCCCAGAGCACGTGCCTGGGGATTGTGAGAGGAAAAAGCCTTGAGTGCTGGAGGCTTGACAGGCCTGTTCAACCAGATTCCAAGAGGGGACTCCTAAGCGCCCTGTACctgggtgtggggatgggggttTGGCCAGGGGAGACACAGGGGGCAAAGATCTGGTCCAGGCCAGGCTCCTGGCTCCAGGAGCTCCAGGAGCTCCTGGCTCCAGGCGATATgcccttgggggtggggaggagttgTCTGCTGGGAGGCCCacagcctggggtggggtggacgGCAAGTTGGTAGCACTGGGGTTGACACCAGGAGTCTGTGGATCCTAACacatttttccccttcctccctcacaggGCCTGTGGACACAGAAGGTGAGCTTCTACCAGCGGCTGGGCGGGTATCCCAGCATGGGGACAAGAGAGAACCAAGGAGGCCTTTCCAAACGCCAAGGCCAGGGAGGAACCCTTAGGACACCTGCACCCAGGTCCCAGTGCTGTTGCCAACCCAAGAGCCACCGCGGTCTGGGCtctgccctctctgagcctcagcaggTCCTCGTGGGCAGTTTGGAGGTGGCTTTCCCCGACTAGTGAGGGACAATCAGCACGAGAGCTTTCCGTGACCTGCAGAAATGAGCCAATTCTCACGTCAGGCACTGACATTCCGTTGATACCACAGTGATCCTCTAAAGGAGTCCTCTTGTGGTTCCCATTTTATagcgaggaaactgaggcatggagagccTAAGACTATTAGTTAGAGGACTTAAGTCAGCAGGTGGCCAAGCTGGGACTTCAGCCCAGGCCCCTCACCGGGATTCACAGCACTCTCTCGTTATCAAATCGCATCCTCAACCCCAGcaagtccccctcccccaccaggtagggccccccagcccccacctgccaGCTCTGAGCAGAGCCTCTGGCCCGGCTGCCTGCTCTGCCATTAGCACGGGGCTGTCAGACGCAGTCACTGGGGGCAGACATGGACACAGGAGTGTGCATTGGCGGGGAGGGATTCAGTACCAAGGACAACAGACAGCTGTGGGCTTCTGGGGAGAGGGACTTCAGGGGTGTGGGATGGCTTCTGCTGTGAACATTGTTCATAACAGAGAAGCAGACGATCTCGTGGCTTACATTTTAGCCACGTCACATTCTGCCTCAACCTAGAAATTACAGCCGTATTTCCACCGGTCCTCGAAAGGCGTTCCCTGGGCATGCTCCCATTTCTAAAGCCTACCTTAGGAGTCGCATCCCAAGCCTCCAGCTGTCAGGGTTGGGGCTCCACTGGAGACTTGTGGCCCTAGGACAGGCAGAggcatggggctgggggagagggcacCCTCCGACCCCGCTCACGACTGCCCTCTGGTCTCCTTCCTCAGTGGCGCGCTCCATGGCTTACCTGAGTGAGTACAGGCCCGTGGccacagcccctgcccctcccgaaccccccaccccgcccagagGGCACTGCCCAGAGACTGGCCCTGTGTCATATTCTCTTCTGGAGTCTTTGTGAGTCAGCTCTCTGGAACAGGCAGATGGTTGGGGGCCTGAGGAGATGGGGGTGGTTTGAGAGCCtagggaagcaggaaggggaggggctgaACCAAACTCTGGTTGGGGGTCCTGGTGCCTCCCCCCGGCCTGCTTATTTAGctcagcctctctccctctgcgtccACAGCCAGCTACCAGCCTCCTCAGACACCTTACTACTACGGTGagtgctccctgctcctcctggggTGAGAccaggggcccagggcccagcaaCTCCTACCTGTTAGGAGTCTACCCATTGGGGCCAAGATGGGAGGGGAGGTTCCTCCTAGAACGGTGAGCCAGTCCTTTCTCTGATGTGCCTTCAGTGGACGGGGATCCCCACTTCATCATCCAAGTCCCGCAGAAGGACGACGCCATCTGCTTCAACATCGACGAAGACCCGGGCACGGTGCTGCGCCTCATTCAGGACCCTGTCACAGGTGGGGGCTGAGGCTGCGGCTGCGGCCAGTGCCTCACTCTGCCCATAAGGCATCCTCTTTTTGTGTAGCTTATACCGTGAGGGGGCTGTCCAGAGCCACAGGCTCACCAAGGACCCCACTGTGTTGGAGAGATGGTCAGGGTTGAGGGTGCTCTGGGGCAGTCCGTGTCTGGGAGATAGCTTTTCTCTGAACTCCATTCCCGGTCCAGACGTGTCAAGTCTGCAGCGTGGGCCCTCGGCCACCAGCGTAACCCAGGAGTGTCCAGACCAGAGAGGGCTGGCTCTGAAGGCCTGGTCTCACTTTGGGGACCCCATGCTGTTCCCCCTCAGCAAGGCTGGCTGGAGGACTCAGAAGGTCTCGCTGGTCCCTCACTGCCCCGTCCCTCCGGCAGGCCTCACAGTTAACGGGCAGATCATTGGCGATAAGGGAGGCAACTCTGACCCCAAGACCAGAAAGACTTACTTTGGCAAACTGGGCATTGCCAGTGCTCACATGGACTTCCGGATGGAGGTGACACCAGAGAAGGTCACCCTATGGAACGGAGCTGCACAGAGCACCTTCAGCTGGCTGGACACGGTCACAATCTCACAGGATGGGTAAGGCCTCCCACTGGGTCTCTGAGGAGCACTTCAGGTCGAGGGCCTGAGGAGCCTTTGAGGGATCCCAGAAGATCCGCAGGGGTCACAGGTGAGACCGGTGGCCTCAGAGCTCAGCCCCTGCCCAGGGAAGGGTGACCGCGTGGCCTCAACCAGGTATGGTAGCTGGCCAGTTCATAGGACAGATCTTGAGGGAAGGGCTGTGCGGAGGTAAGCATTAGTTGGACCTACACACTGAATACACACTAATCCCCAGTTTCTCCTTTTCTGGCTGAGCTCGTTAACTGGAACCTTCTCAGACTGCTCAGCCTCTCTCCTCAAATCACCCAGAGCCTAGTGGGCGGGACAAGGCTGTTACTCCCGGGGAAGCTCTGAGAGGGGCGGAACCTACCCCAGGTCACACAAGAAGCCAGTGGCTGAGCTGAGGCTCAATCCCTGGTCTCTAGACTCCCTGGACAGCCCTGTTCCTACTTATGggggaaaaagaatgaagcattTCCTAGTAGAGCGCAGAGTCAACACACATGAGGCACCTGCTCTCCAGCACTTCTGAGATAGTGTCCAGAGTCTGTGTGCCCTTAGGTGCGGAAAAGGCCTTCCCGAGACGCCCTGGACGCAGATGCCCGGTGTCATGGCCACCACCGGTCCCACCTGCTGAGCTCCTCTTCTCTCCTAGGCTGTCTGTGACAATCAACAGGAAGAAGAACATGGTGGTCTCCTTCGGAGATGGGGTTACTTTTGTGGTCATCCTGCACCAGGTGTGGAAGAAGCATCCCGTCCACCAGGACTTTCTGGGTTTCTATGTGGTAGACAGTCACCGGATGTCGGCACAGACGCATGGGCTGCTGGGTATGGAATGTTCGAGCTTCAGATTGTTCAGGACACATGGCAGAGGGGAGACGCCCCAGGAGAGATTGTCCCAGTTGCTCTAGACCCAACACCCGACACCCTGTCAGCCTTTGCGTCAACCCTGAAGGCcggggccatgctccctctggtGTTGTCAGGGGCTCACAGCATGCAGGGGCCGACAGTGTGAATGTTTTTTGTTCCCAGGACAATTCTTCCATCCCTTTGACTTTGAAGTGTCTGACATCCACCCAGGCTCTGACCCCACAAAGCCAGATGCCACCATGGTGGTGAAGAACCATCGGCTGACGGTCACCAGGTGACGGGACTCCTCTGGAGAGCTCTCTCCGCCCACACCCGTGGGTCTGGCAGGCTCTTGTCTCCTGTGGCGCACCTACCCTTGTTTctctccaggatcctgaccccCCCTCTAGGCCCCTCCTAACCAGGAAAAGGCCAAACTCAGCTCCCTAGAAGGAGCAAATCATTTGATTTCCTTCTTGTCCAAAGAGTTCTAGACTCTTAGAATGAGCAACTTCACACCCTTTTCCTGCTTGAAGTCCATGAGCCAGGCAGCCGTCTGGTCCACAGTGCATCACAgcgtctctttcttttttcccagggGCTCCCAGAAAGACTACAGGAAGGATGTCCGCGTCGGCACCAAGGTCGCCTGCTGGTTTGTCCACAACAACGGGGAAGGGCTGATCGATGGTGTCCACAGCGACTACATCATCCCCGAGCTGTTCTGAGCAGACGTGCCTGCTCCCACTGAGACGGCTGGCCCAGCTCCCCTGGCATTGGGAACTGACCCAGAGCAGGGCCTGAGGGAGGGCTGTGACAATAAAGCCCAAGGGGACGCTGCCACCAGCCTCTGCATGCCTCTGTGAGCCCTACTCCAGAAATAGACCATTAGGCCCCGAGGTGGCTccaaggaggggctgggggctagAAAAGTAACTCTCTGGGCCGCTCCTCTGATGCCGGTGAAAGATGGGGTGGGTTGGGACGGTGCTTTGGGGAGCCAAATGTCTGATGGTTTGGGAAGGAAAAAACCAAGAACTGACTCCGGTGCGAAGGGGCTCTGCGAAGTCGAGAAGGGTTGAGTGCTTCCCAGAGTGCAGGAGGGTAATAAGGAAGTCAGGGGTCATGGCTCAGTGGCTCCTATCAGGGTCCCCAGGCCCAAAGATCTTTCTATGATGAGGAAGCAGAGTGCTCTGGAGCAGACAGAGCCAACAGCTCATGACGAATGTCATTAATCCCTCCATCTTCCCACTATCTAGCCAGCCACCCCCACCATCCACCAGCTAGCCCCCATCCACTAGCTATCCACACCCCTCACCCATCCACTAGCCGGCCAGCCCCCCACCATCCATTAGCCACCCCGCATCCACTAGCTACTCAGCCCCCTCCATGCATCCACCAGCCAACCCCTACCCACTAGCtaaccagccagccagccagccatccagCAGATAAACCCAGCATTCTGATTCTGGGCCAGAATCTGGGGGCACACAGCCCCCAGTAACCCGGTTCCTCTTTGCATGGGTGCCCCACATTCGCTGGCAGCTAGGCTGGGAATCCCTTCGATCTTCAATCACCACTCATAGTCACCACCTGCTCCACCCCCACAGTAAGTCCTGGGGGGACCAGGGGTCAGACAGAGAGTCCCAGAGGTGGGGCTCTGAGGACTCTCAGTCAGGACAACCCTCTCCCACCAGGACAACTGCAACACCCCTCCCTGGGTCTCCCTTCTTCCACAGATTGATTTTGTAGAGCAGAACTGACCATCAGTCTCTGCCTAAAACCCTCTAAGTAACACCCCCCACCCACTGATCTTAGAACAAAGGCCAAAGTCCTACCTAGGGTCTCTCTCATGTCACCAGCACCACACCACACACCAGGTGGTTCCCTCCCTTTTGGGGTTCCAGACACACAGACTGCTTCCTGTTCTGCAAACCTAACCCCTCCTGCCCCGGATCCTTTGGctttgctgttctctctgcccgAGGGGCTCTGGGCACACTGTGCGGAGGGCACCCAGGGTAGGAAGCTGCGGGCAGTTTTGCTTGACAGCAGAGCACGGCTACAGCCTCCTGGAAGAAGCTGGGTTAGGTTGGGAACGGCCACAAAtgccagcgggggtgggggtgggatctGACGATGGGTCACCAGGACGATCCCCTACTTCCCACTCAAGGGGCTCATCTGCCTGAGCCAGAACAGGGTTCCCCAGGACCTGGGGGCCAGGAGGAAGGTCCTGGGAAGGCTGGTCCAGGAGAATACATATGCGGCCAGGCCCTGCCACCCATTTGGTCTCAGGTGGACTGAGGAACGCATAACTTTAAACCAGTCAGTTTtcacacctgtaaaatggggagaaagagCTTGCCAGAGGGTGGGAAGACATCATGATCATGATGTTTCTGATCCTCTTGAGGCACCTGTCTTTGTCCCATACCCCCACTagcctcccagccccagtgaGTTGGGAGAAAGGCAGGGGGAGGTCCCCAGGCACaattctgcccctttcccccaatACACAGTCTGGGAGGCCCTCCATGCAGGCAAAAATCTGGTGGACTGAGTCCTCTTCCCGGTCCCACATCACCCTGGCTATGCCTGTTCCTGCTTACAGCCTCTGATGCCTCCCCCAGCTTTCAGGAGAGAAGCCATACTCCATGGCGAGGTGCACACAGCCAGGGCTGGGCTGGTCCAGCTTTTCCACCTCTCCAGCGTCCACTTCCACCTGACCCCGTGGCACTGCTCTCTTTCACGTTCCCTGAATTCAAGGCACAGCCTTCCGGCTCTAGGCCTAGTGTTCTTGCCCTCCATTTCCACTGGGCTAATCTCTCTTTATTCTTCGAAACACAACCCCAACCACGCcacttccaggaagccttccctgatatTCCCCAGGTTGGACAAAATGTCTCCCCGTGGGCTCTTTGTTCTCTGGGCGGCAGCTCTGTCAATAGACACTGTGTCTCCTGTGGTACCCAATGTACCTGTCACTCCTGGCCCAGGGGCTGGCCTAAGTGAGGAgctggaaagcactcagggaacaaaacagTGAAGGGTACGGAGCTCCCTTCAACTGCTCACAGAGAACATCCGTTCTGCAAGTACTGCTGGGCCAGAAAGTCACCCATGACCCCTCCGCTGGTGTGCCAGTTCCACAGCCCAGCCCAGGCAGAGGGGTCCCAGAGTGGGGAGCTTGGGGTGGGCACGCATGTCATTGCGGGATGTTAGCACTAGCGCCACAGCAAGTCGGGCAGAACCCCTGAGGCTGCACCTTGTCTCAGGGCGCTGGCCTGAGCCCCTCTGAGCAGCCTTGACAAGGTGATTCAACCCATGACCCTGGCCCGCTGACTAGGCTGGATGGGGAGGCAGCAGGGCGGTGGAGGGTCCCCTGCTGCTGGAGATCCCTCCCACTGGCCTCTCCGCTGACCCTTCTAGCAAGAGTCTCTTTGCAAACATTCTGTGAAGCCCTACAGCTGAGAAAAGAATGTTTTCCCTGGTGATCTAGTTTGTTTCCTCCCGGCGAGCTGCCGAGCTCGTTTCCTGCTTCACCCCGGCTGCCAGGACGCCCGGAGTGCACGCGGGATTCTGTGGCTCCCTGCCCGGCCCTGGTGCCTCTGATCCGactctctcccctgcctgcctctcctctttgatctcagcctcctggtttttgttttgttctcttgatGCTTTTTATCTGTAAGCCAAAGACGTGTGTCATTTTTGAAGAAGTAGGGAGAGCCATGTCAATGGTGGTTTAAGTATGCTTTGCTTATGCAGGGGTTGGGGGCCCTCTCTGGGGTGCCTAACCCCCAGATCCCGGGCAGTCTGGGATCCGGGAGCACCTCCATGAGACTAGAGGCTCCTGGGGACAGTCCCTGGCTTCTTTCCTGGGGCCAGAGCCTCCCTCTGTATTGTCTCTGCCGGGACTGGCCTCTCAACAGGGCAGTGAGCAGACAGGCTTGAGCCTGAGCACGGGGGTGGAAATCGGACTGTGTCACGCAAATCCTGTCACCAAGGGACTCTGGAGTTTGCTGAGAACCTTGGGGAATTGGCCTCTAAAGAATTTCTGTCCAGTCTGTGCCCAAGTGGGGACATATGTTTCTAACCAGAACTTCTtgcacacttctt harbors:
- the ITIH3 gene encoding inter-alpha-trypsin inhibitor heavy chain H3; amino-acid sequence: MASAWRPCLILALLSGLVASGFPRIPSRPLGKRSLPEGVVNGIEVYSTKISCKVTSRFAHNVVTTRAVNRADTAKEVSFDVELPKTAFITNFTLTIDGVTYPGNVKEKEVAKKQYEKAVSQGKTAGLVKASGRKLEKFTVSVNVAAGSKVTFELTYEELLKRHKGKYEMFLKVQPKQLVKHFEIEADIYEPQGISSLDAEASFITNDLLGSALTKSFSGKKGRVSFKPSMDQQRSCPTCTDSLINGDFIITYDVNRESPANVQIVNGYFVHFFAPQGLPVVPKSVVFVIDVSGSMYGRKMEQTKDALLKILEDVKQEDYLNFILFSGDVTTWKDNLVQATPENIEQARTFVKNIREQGMTNINDALLRAISMLNKAWEEHRVPERSTSIVIMLTDGDANVGESRPEKIRENVRNAIGGKFPLYNLGFGNNLNYNFLESMALENHGLARRIYEDSDANLQLQGFYEEVANPLLTGVEVEYPENAIQDLTQNAYQHFYDGSEIVVAGRLLDEDMNNFKADVKGHGATNDLTFTKEVDMKEMEKALKEQDYIFGNYIERLWAYLTIEQLLEKRKNAHGEEKENLTAQALDLSLKYHFVTPLTSMVVTKPEDNEDQTSIADKPGEGPVDTEVARSMAYLTSYQPPQTPYYYVDGDPHFIIQVPQKDDAICFNIDEDPGTVLRLIQDPVTGLTVNGQIIGDKGGNSDPKTRKTYFGKLGIASAHMDFRMEVTPEKVTLWNGAAQSTFSWLDTVTISQDGLSVTINRKKNMVVSFGDGVTFVVILHQVWKKHPVHQDFLGFYVVDSHRMSAQTHGLLGQFFHPFDFEVSDIHPGSDPTKPDATMVVKNHRLTVTRGSQKDYRKDVRVGTKVACWFVHNNGEGLIDGVHSDYIIPELF